TGctcatcgtggagcaagaaagtAGGTTTAAGCATGTCCCTCTTTGGTTTGCAGGCAGGAAGCTGCCCTTGTTGGAGATGACGAACAGCTGCTGTTGCTCGCCAGATGGCACAGCCATGTGCGAACTTTGACTTTGTGGCCTCACATAGCACACCAACACTCCGCCGTGGCATGTATCAACTGACCAACTTGCTATGCATTGGCTAGAATCCAACCCTCAGAGTCAGTAAGTGAATGCAGCCAGGTATCGGCTACTGGCCTGCTGTGCGCTGGCCTGGTGTGCGTTGGCCTGCGGGCGGGGCAGGGAGACAGTGGACGATCTCTGATGGCTGTTGACGTGGGCTGACGTTGGGGCTGGCGGGTGCGGTGGCAGAGTCGAGTTCGGCTGCGGATGCAGGAAGAAGTAGCGGGACACGGTGGACACCATGAACCCTTGGCCCATCAGCATGGCACTGCTCAGGTCTGCGCGGAGGGAGGACAAACAAAAGTCGGTGCAGTACAGCCATTTCTGAGTCGCCAAATGCATGATCAACATGTTGCACAGCAGTTACAGCTGCAGTCCGGCTGCATTGTTGATGCCTTTCACTGTCTTCAAACAAAACAATTCACTGCCTCAAAACATAACAAGCAATAAACTAATTAATTGCTTTAAAACCGAATTACGGTGGCAGTTTTTCCTTCTCGAGAAATATAATTTAAACCTACCCTACTATCCACTTTTCTGTGATAATAACAATGTTCCCAAATTTTCACtgctatttttattttatttattttttaattttatttcagacatactgccaatcccaaTGGGGATTTTAGCAGGAAGAGCATACATATAAGTATATTACACAGGTGTAAAAACGTTGAACATGTAACAAATTGGTATTTGTATTAATTATATCAGCATCGCTTAAACTTTTCAATGAGTTCTGGTGTTCACCTGCATAAAAATGCTTTAATGTTTCTCTTGTATATGTGAAAATAAATTTATTGTAATTGATTGTTATTCTGATATAGTGGCAATTTGGCACTGCATAAGACTACTTGCTGCAGCAAGTATAGAATGCCACAGAATGGTGCACATAATTGTTAACAAAGGTCTCACAGACTGAATAGCAATTACTACAACCTTGCAAAGTGCATGATCATATAGGTGATGAACAGCAACCAAACGAGGGAAAGCTGGATTCACCATTTCAATGTGGGGACTTGTCTTTGCCAGGGCAACAGCTGCTTCCATTGAAAGCATTTATACACCCATTGCTCAGTCTCTTCCCAGGGGCAAGGAATATACCAAGCGAGTACAAAGAGTAATACCAGCATTAGGTAGTTAAAGTGTTCAAAAGATGGGATTAGTTGAGAGGCACGTAAGTTCGGAAAGTAAGCTGAGGCATGTTGAGGCATGTCTGTAAATTGGGGCTATTAGTTTTTCAACGAAGTAAAGGGTGACAAGAAAAACGAAAAATTGTGAACAACACGGAAATTTAAGCAGGTGCTGGTGTCATCAGAGAGCAGAAAGAATGCAGAGGTAGGCCTTGGGAGAAGAAAGACCCTGAAGACGAAATCCAATGTAGATCCTATACTTCAGTTGAATCTCAATAATTTAAATTCAAAGGAGCCTGAAAATTTGTTAACATTAAAAAAAGTTCGATACAAAGCAGGCTCATTGAATGAAGGACTTGTGCGCAGCACTGCATTAGGTGGCGCTTGTGCAGTGAGCTAACGCGTGAGTGACGAGTTCCGGAAACGTGGCTTCATGGCAATGCGgtgctgctgtgaagccacacccCCAAGGCAAAATTTGCACATAATCCACGCCCCCGACTTTACTGTTCAATTTTGTTACCTTTTGGTGTGCCAAAATACAGTTTTTGCAATAAAAGAATGGAGCATGAACCGGCACGCGGCCACACTGCTGGATCGGAGACGCCACTGCATGTGTGTGCGCTGCAGAGAGCATAGTCAGtggcgcggtatgttcgaattaccaGTCACAAACGCTTGTGCGCTAAAATTATCGTGTGTTTTCActcattgaaatacacataattTTGATGGGACCACAGCGTTAGCTCGAATAAACTGGAAGTTCGAAATAGCGGGTTCAAATTAATGAGACTACACTGTATCTATCAGttggtaaaataaataaaaagtacagAAAGCTCTTTCGTCCACTTGACTTGACTTGTGAGCAAAGGCATCATTCCTTTCGGCAGAAGTCCTTTCCATGAGGGAATGACGAATGGTTCATTCCGTACAAAATGTGTCACTAGGATAGGTTCAGATCTGCTATGCTTTCCAAGTAATAAAATTAATATGTCATGTTCTGCAACGTAAAGGTATGAGACTGAATGTTACATTGAATTATATCACACATGCCTATATCTTTGTTTGATTGTGATGCACTATTCCTTTATTGCAAATGCAAACAGTGGGAGAAATCTCTCTTGCCTTTGTAGTGTTGCCTGCTACGTATGAAACAAAGTACAATGATCAGCCGCAAGCCTTTCTCTGTGGTATGGTCAAGGGTTCAACAAAAATTTGTCTCGTCAGGTAACACAATttggataaaaagttgcagtcACTGACATTGTAAAAGTGAAAAAACATACATTTCAGAGTCCGTACGGGTTTCGTGGTCGCAATAACCGAAACAAAGCGTCTCTGTTTTATCACTTTGTCAGTGACCACAACTACTTCATCTTTTTCTCTGATGTAGCACTCCTAGGCCTCGTAAAGACGTTCAGCCTGAGTGAAGGGGGAGTGAACTCACAGACTCCCGTGACCATGGAGGCCAGAGGCGGCACGCAGGGCAGGTGACCCGTCAGTCCGGCTGCCTTGAATGCGACTAGCTGCAGCCGCGTCAGGGTAAAGTGCAGGTGCAGTACGGTGAACTTGCGCCGTAGCAGCAGCTGCGGAGGCAGGGGCCGCGAGGCCAGCTTGACAAAGATGACAAAGCCGTACGTGCCCAGAAGGAAGGATCCCGCCTGGAGGAGCATCAGGTATGGGGACGCATTGGTCGCCTCCATctgcaaagaaagaaaatcgcTCCTGCTGCTGCCTCAATTGTTTCACGTGCATGCGTGCCTCCTTTTTACTAATACGGTAAAATAGGCTTGTTAAAGAGACATTAAGgggaaacactaaatcagttcagATAGATAAAGTATTACCATATTTATTCAGTTATAAGGCGGTCACGATTATAAGGTGAGGGTGTGCAGTTCGGGGACCCAAGAAAGGATACTTAAATATGCACACTAATATAAGGTGACATAGAGCTAGCCAACCAATGACTCATACTCGGCAGGGATTGCCTGAAATGCTGAATTACTAATACAGCCAGAACGCAAAATGGCGACCATGAAatgggcgagggggggggggggctttgccACGCAGAATGcgagttatatgcaaattttgcctctaggtgtggcttcacggcatagCGGCGCGCACTGCTgtaaagccacactgtaaggAGACATTCACAATGCCGTGacgccacacctaaaggcaaaattcacGTACAAGGCGGCGGGTGACTTTGAGGCTAACGATTCTGGGACGAAAATGTCGCCgcatattcgaataaatacggtaattccAAAATATCGTTTTTCTTCATTTCACTATAATAagttgttctttctttatttatttccttgcACATACCACACTGTTGATACCTTCCATAAATTCCATTTAGCAGACTTTTATTTGCACTATGAATCTTTCTTCAGCATTTGTTTTAAATTTAATTTTGATTGTACAATATGAACATATTTCACATATTTTGTGATGTCAAAGCAAGCTGGGCCCCATATGCCAGTCAACCAGAAGGGCTTACAGACCACAGGATCTCATAAAACGTTCAATTTCTAAGCAGCCTGTAACAGAAGCTAGTAAAACTGTAGATCaaaatgttgttcacatatactaGTAGAAGCTGAAAATGTGAATACCAGGCTGCGCTGTGACAGCTGCGGAGATACTTATGTTTTGCTCAGATTTCATCGTGAGTGCACTTGTGAGTGCTCATAATTGTCTCTGCTCAGTCCCTTTAATGAGCCAGGTTCCTATACTGCATGAATAAGGTGCACACACCTTATCCCCTTCATGGATGCCTGTGAGCGTGCATACAAAGATGATGGTGATCAGAATCAGGGGGATGAAGAACAGCTGGTAGACCACCACCCGCAGGACAGCATACCTTCGCCTGCAAAGTCAATAAGAAGGGTCTTTataattaactaattaattaatATGTCCTAATGTACATACAGTACATTGTAGGGGAGTGGCAAAAATATATGAACCAAATACTACAACATAAAAAATACAGTAAGTATTGAGAACAGGAATGTGAAGTTGAAAGGCTGTGATAAAACACAAACAGCTTAAGTATCAGAACATCAGTGTAGTAAAGGCATAAGCaacttgtagaaaaaaaaaaaaaactggtgatTTGTTAGGTGGCACTTACAGTAGTGAACAAaagtatacagtcaaaccttgatataacaaacctcgatttaacgTAATTCgtgatgtaacgaactatttttatttccccatcttagttccattgaattaacgaaacctcgatgtaacgaaattctcaatataacgaagtttttcgatgcaagtacaacttcgttatatcgaggtttgacgtATAATATTTTGCAGTTGCATCCTGTGTTCTAAACTGCTGAGAATATTGTTGGTGCTGCATTATGCCTAACCACTAGCTTAAACAATAGTCTCTTTGAACGTGCACTGCTGTCGTACTTTATTCACACCGCATAGCCCACCCACCGTGTACataatttgtttattccaagaaTGTATCACTACAAAACCATAATATCAACCAGTAGTGAAATGTGCGTGCTGGTGAGAGAAATTTTAATGATAGGTGACggatgatatgtggtgttttatggcgcaagggccagtaatggccaaagagcgccaagcgaTGGTGTTATGTGTTCGAAGATACAAATAATCGCAAAGGGAAACGTGGCTGACTGTGAAGATATAACGCGGCTGTATGGGGGCCTAAAACCAGTAGTAACATGTAAACATAATAAATTAATGACAATGACTCGTGAGGCGTGCTGTGAACCAAAAAGGTATACTCAGATGGAGTAAAATACTAAAATGTATAAATACcagtagcactactgcctcaccgagGCCCTTAAGttcaagggcctggaggcaggtgctctaCAAGGCGCTACTATCGCAGCAGGGGCCTCGGGCGAGAGGCGATGCTACGATACTTGTGGGCCAATAATTTGCAATGTGCCCACATCCTGTAAAAAGTTAAAAACTGATTTTCTGGGAAAAAACGGGTCTGCACCAAGGAACATTCTCGGATGGTTAGGTGAAGGGGTTAGCCAAACAAAAGGTTTGGCATGCTACTACAGGTTTAATataaaacaagaaatgaaagGACAAGAGATAAGAAAAAATGAACATGCATAGACTCGCACAAACTCGTAAAAGAGCAGCAATGAACACCGTGAAATGAACAAATCGAGCTTTATGGCACCGTCAATAAACAAAATGTTATCCATTTCTATCCTTTTGGCTGCACCATAGAAATGGATAACATTTTGACGCGGATTTTGAGGGCGCGTGCTCGAgtctgcttaattttttttttatgggcaATAATGGACTACCCTGTATACTAACAGAGCCAAACACTAAACCTGGAGAATTTCGAGAAATTTACTGCACCACAACCCAAGTATGAGAAAATGCTTTGAAACCTCTAACATCACAGTGACGTATTGGCACTGGGGTTATGGCACATAACTTAAAACAGAATGAAACGTTGACTTTCATTTCATCCAATATCTTATCTGACCTTCACCTTATCTTCTACTAATCAACCCATTACCACAAAATTAACGAAACTTTAGTTTTCAACGAATATGTTAGCAGTATAAACTGACTTAAATTTTCTCTCTAGCGTTCTTTCGAGGCAGGTGTAGTACAGCAAAACTAATTAAATGAGTAACATCATTAAATTTTGGCATCCGACACTTGACAAACTGCACTGTTTAATGTAGTGCTGTTGAGTGGGAATAAAGGCAGAAAGAAACTATGTGGACAGGACAGACGCTCACTTACAGGACAGACGGACGCATACAGGACAGGACAGATACACATACAGGACAGACGCGCAGAGACACTCAGAAGTGAGCGTCTGTCCTGTCCACATGGTTTCCTCCTGCCCTTATTTCCACTCAACGACAGCACgtgatgcaccaactggcccaacagtcAATGCTTCTGAACTACATTGTTCAAGCCA
This window of the Dermacentor silvarum isolate Dsil-2018 unplaced genomic scaffold, BIME_Dsil_1.4 Seq171, whole genome shotgun sequence genome carries:
- the LOC119434691 gene encoding organic solute transporter subunit alpha — protein: MNATTSVPAGPAGHYSTAPWLLLCFLYLPFSLVMYFELISCYAGGSEQLVQRLINEQMPLRGPPICCVLWCCPTPSFSKRRYAVLRVVVYQLFFIPLILITIIFVCTLTGIHEGDKMEATNASPYLMLLQAGSFLLGTYGFVIFVKLASRPLPPQLLLRRKFTVLHLHFTLTRLQLVAFKAAGLTGHLPCVPPLASMVTGVYLSSAMLMGQGFMVSTVSRYFFLHPQPNSTLPPHPPAPTSAHVNSHQRSSTVSLPRPQANAHQASAQQASSRYLAAFTY